In Streptomyces dangxiongensis, one DNA window encodes the following:
- a CDS encoding aldo/keto reductase codes for MQYVKLGSTGLDVSRICLGCMTYGLPDRGTHEWTLDEEASRPLIRQALEAGVNFFDTANVYSDGTSEEIVGKALRDFADRDEIVLATKLNGRMRPGPNGAGLSRKAVMSEIDHSLRRLGTDYVDLYQIHRYDHSTPIEETMEALHDLVKAGKVRYIGASSMYAWEFSKAQHTAERHGWTKFVSMQNHYNLLYREEEREMLPLCADQGVGVLPWSPLARGRLTRDWGTVTGRSATDDFGSRLYLESDRAIVEAVTRIAADRGVPRAQVALAWLLRRDTVTAPIVGAAEARHIEDAVAAVDLELGDEEAEELERPYTARAVSGH; via the coding sequence ATGCAGTACGTGAAGCTCGGTTCGACGGGCCTGGACGTCTCGCGGATCTGTCTGGGCTGCATGACCTACGGGCTGCCGGACCGCGGCACGCACGAGTGGACCCTCGACGAGGAGGCGTCCCGCCCGCTCATCCGGCAGGCGCTGGAGGCGGGCGTCAACTTCTTCGACACCGCCAACGTCTACTCCGACGGCACCAGCGAGGAGATCGTCGGCAAGGCCCTGCGCGACTTCGCCGACCGTGACGAGATCGTGCTGGCCACCAAGCTCAACGGCCGGATGCGGCCGGGCCCCAACGGGGCCGGGCTGTCCCGCAAGGCCGTCATGAGCGAGATCGACCACAGCCTGCGCCGCCTCGGCACCGACTACGTCGACCTCTACCAGATCCACCGCTACGACCACTCCACTCCGATCGAGGAGACGATGGAGGCGCTGCACGACCTGGTCAAGGCGGGCAAGGTGCGCTACATCGGCGCCAGTTCGATGTACGCGTGGGAGTTCTCCAAGGCGCAGCACACCGCCGAACGGCACGGCTGGACGAAGTTCGTGTCCATGCAGAACCACTACAACCTCCTCTACCGCGAGGAGGAGCGGGAGATGCTGCCCCTGTGCGCGGACCAGGGCGTCGGCGTGCTGCCGTGGAGCCCGCTCGCCCGCGGCCGGCTCACCCGCGACTGGGGCACGGTCACCGGACGCAGCGCCACCGACGACTTCGGCAGCCGGCTGTACCTGGAGAGCGACCGCGCGATCGTCGAGGCCGTCACCCGCATCGCGGCCGACCGCGGCGTGCCGCGCGCGCAGGTGGCCCTGGCCTGGCTGCTGCGCCGGGACACGGTGACGGCCCCCATCGTGGGCGCCGCCGAGGCGCGGCACATCGAGGACGCGGTCGCGGCCGTCGATCTCGAACTCGGCGACGAGGAGGCCGAGGAACTGGAGCGGCCCTACACCGCTCGCGCGGTCAGCGGTCACTGA
- a CDS encoding endo alpha-1,4 polygalactosaminidase: MPTGVLRAAGPLPALGAVSAALIVAVTALTGCAPGHRGEHGAARPAALRLPPRGAGFDYQIGGAYPPPKGVRIVSRDRSDSPAPGLYNICYVNAFQAQPAERSSWPADLLLRDAHGAVVIDEDWNEPLLDLRTPARRKRVARRVNTWIDDCAQKGFDAVEPDNYDSYTRSHRLLTAADATAFMTLLSRHAHTRHLAIAQKNTAELAGQRRRVGLDFAVSEECGQYDECEVYAKAFDDRVVDIEYTGAGLRTARARWGGRLSIVRRDRDVSTPGSAAYVRRVR, translated from the coding sequence TTGCCCACGGGTGTTCTCCGCGCCGCAGGGCCCCTGCCGGCCCTGGGCGCCGTGTCAGCGGCCCTGATCGTCGCGGTGACGGCGCTGACCGGCTGCGCCCCCGGCCACCGGGGCGAGCACGGTGCGGCGAGGCCGGCCGCGCTGCGGCTGCCCCCGCGCGGCGCCGGGTTCGACTACCAGATCGGCGGCGCCTATCCCCCGCCGAAGGGCGTGCGGATCGTCAGCCGCGACCGGTCCGACTCCCCCGCGCCGGGCCTGTACAACATCTGTTACGTCAACGCCTTCCAGGCCCAGCCCGCCGAGCGCTCCTCTTGGCCGGCCGACCTGCTGCTGCGCGACGCGCACGGCGCGGTCGTCATCGACGAGGACTGGAACGAGCCGCTGCTCGACCTCCGCACCCCCGCCCGGCGGAAGCGGGTGGCACGGCGGGTGAACACGTGGATCGACGACTGCGCACAAAAGGGCTTCGACGCCGTCGAGCCCGACAACTACGACAGCTACACCCGCTCCCACCGGCTGCTCACCGCGGCCGACGCGACCGCGTTCATGACCCTCCTCTCCCGCCACGCGCACACCCGGCACCTGGCCATCGCGCAGAAGAACACCGCGGAACTGGCCGGGCAGCGCCGACGGGTCGGGCTGGACTTCGCGGTGTCGGAGGAGTGCGGGCAGTACGACGAGTGCGAGGTGTACGCGAAGGCGTTCGACGACCGGGTGGTGGACATCGAGTACACCGGCGCGGGGCTGCGCACGGCCCGTGCCCGGTGGGGCGGCCGGCTGAGCATCGTCCGCCGTGACCGGGACGTGTCCACCCCGGGCAGCGCCGCGTACGTCCGCAGGGTGCGCTAG
- a CDS encoding ferredoxin: MHIDIDKDACIGAGQCALAAPGVFTQDDDGYSTLVPGREDGSGDPMVREAARACPVSAITLTP; encoded by the coding sequence ATGCACATCGACATCGACAAGGACGCCTGCATCGGCGCCGGACAGTGCGCGCTGGCAGCACCGGGAGTCTTCACCCAGGACGACGACGGCTACAGCACCCTCGTCCCGGGCCGCGAGGACGGCTCGGGCGACCCGATGGTCCGGGAGGCGGCCCGCGCCTGCCCGGTGAGCGCGATCACCCTGACCCCCTGA
- a CDS encoding cytochrome P450: MTELTDTTGPASPAEPVAFPQDRTCPYHPPTGYDPLRDGRPLSRVTLYDGREVWAVTAHATARTLLADPRLSADRRRPGFPAVTARFEAARNRRVALLGEDDPEHQRQRRMMIPSFTVRRAMELRPGIQRIVDELLGAMIEQGPPAELVSAFALPVPSMVICGLLGVPYADHEFFEEQSRRLLRGPTGEDTEQARRRLEEYLGGLIDAKAKETEPGDGILDELVHQRLRTGELERTEAVSLAIILLVAGHETTANMISLGTYTLLRQPGRAAELGADPALLPAAVEELLRMLSIAEGLQRVAVEDIEVAGATIRAGEAVLFATSVINRDPAVYDDPDALDLHRPSRHHMAFGFGIHQCLGQNLARAELEIALGSLFARLPGLRLAAPAEEIPFKPGDTIQGMLELPVTW, from the coding sequence ATGACGGAACTGACGGACACCACCGGCCCGGCTTCCCCGGCCGAACCCGTCGCCTTCCCCCAGGACCGCACCTGCCCCTACCACCCGCCCACCGGATACGACCCGCTGCGCGACGGGCGTCCCCTGTCCCGCGTCACCCTCTACGACGGACGCGAGGTGTGGGCGGTCACCGCGCACGCCACCGCCCGCACCCTGCTCGCCGACCCCCGCCTGTCCGCCGACCGCCGCCGCCCCGGCTTCCCCGCGGTCACCGCCCGCTTCGAGGCCGCCCGCAACCGCAGGGTGGCCCTGCTCGGCGAGGACGACCCCGAGCACCAGCGGCAGCGGCGCATGATGATCCCGTCGTTCACCGTCCGACGCGCGATGGAACTGCGCCCCGGGATCCAGCGGATCGTGGACGAGCTGCTCGGCGCGATGATCGAGCAGGGGCCGCCCGCCGAACTGGTCTCCGCCTTCGCGCTGCCCGTACCGTCGATGGTGATCTGCGGCCTGCTCGGCGTGCCCTACGCCGACCACGAGTTCTTCGAGGAGCAGTCCCGCAGACTGCTGCGCGGCCCGACCGGCGAGGACACCGAACAGGCCCGCCGTCGGCTGGAGGAGTACCTCGGCGGCCTGATCGACGCCAAGGCCAAGGAAACCGAGCCCGGCGACGGCATCCTCGACGAACTGGTACACCAGCGGCTGCGCACCGGGGAGCTGGAGCGCACCGAGGCCGTCTCGCTGGCCATCATCCTGCTGGTCGCCGGCCACGAGACGACCGCCAACATGATCTCCCTGGGCACCTACACGCTGCTCAGGCAACCCGGCCGGGCCGCCGAGCTGGGCGCCGACCCCGCGCTGCTGCCCGCCGCCGTGGAGGAACTGCTGCGGATGCTGTCCATCGCCGAGGGACTGCAGCGGGTGGCGGTCGAGGACATCGAGGTCGCCGGCGCCACGATCCGGGCCGGCGAGGCGGTGCTCTTCGCCACCTCGGTGATCAACCGGGACCCGGCCGTGTACGACGACCCCGACGCCCTGGACCTCCACCGCCCCTCCCGCCACCACATGGCGTTCGGCTTCGGCATCCACCAGTGCCTGGGCCAGAACCTGGCCCGCGCGGAACTGGAGATCGCCCTCGGCAGCCTGTTCGCGCGGCTGCCCGGCCTGCGACTGGCCGCCCCCGCCGAGGAGATCCCCTTCAAACCCGGCGACACGATCCAGGGGATGCTGGAACTCCCCGTGACCTGGTAA
- a CDS encoding nuclear transport factor 2 family protein, whose product MSADRTAATRSVVHELLRRIGEGDPQSIADLYAEDCDWRLDWPEEEHGRADTPWIRHRSSRADAAAHYRELAAHHVPEEAGTTVGHILADGEDAVVLGVIRQTAAPTGRPYSARFALHLTVRDGLVVRHHVYEDSLAVARAFAPQAGAARLP is encoded by the coding sequence ATGTCCGCCGACCGCACCGCCGCGACCCGCTCCGTCGTCCACGAACTCCTGCGCAGGATCGGCGAGGGCGATCCGCAGTCGATCGCCGACCTGTACGCCGAGGACTGCGACTGGCGGCTGGACTGGCCGGAGGAGGAGCACGGCCGCGCCGACACGCCGTGGATCCGGCACCGTTCCAGCCGCGCCGACGCAGCCGCGCACTACCGGGAACTGGCCGCCCACCACGTCCCCGAGGAGGCCGGCACCACCGTCGGGCACATCCTGGCCGACGGCGAGGACGCGGTCGTGCTGGGCGTCATCCGGCAGACCGCCGCCCCGACCGGCCGCCCCTACAGCGCCCGCTTCGCCCTGCATCTCACCGTCCGGGACGGCCTGGTCGTACGGCACCACGTGTACGAGGACAGCCTCGCCGTCGCCCGTGCCTTCGCCCCGCAAGCGGGTGCCGCGCGGCTGCCCTGA
- a CDS encoding nitroreductase family deazaflavin-dependent oxidoreductase, with the protein MPLEGEYEPSPTQWVREQVELYESSGGTKGTTLLDTGLPVILLTTRGAKSGKLRKTPLMRVEHEGRYAAVASLGGAPQHPVWYFNVTSDPHVELQDGPVKRDMRAREVTGAEKAEWWERAVAAFPQYAEYQQKTSREIPLFVLEPVDGS; encoded by the coding sequence ATGCCGCTTGAGGGTGAGTACGAGCCCAGCCCGACGCAGTGGGTGCGCGAGCAGGTCGAGCTGTACGAGAGTTCCGGCGGGACGAAGGGCACGACCCTGCTCGACACCGGGCTGCCGGTGATCCTGCTGACCACCCGGGGTGCGAAGAGCGGGAAGCTCCGCAAGACGCCGCTGATGCGGGTGGAGCACGAGGGCCGGTACGCGGCGGTCGCCTCGCTCGGCGGCGCGCCGCAGCACCCGGTCTGGTACTTCAACGTGACGTCGGACCCGCACGTCGAGCTTCAGGACGGTCCGGTCAAGCGGGACATGCGGGCCCGTGAGGTCACCGGGGCCGAGAAGGCCGAGTGGTGGGAGCGGGCGGTGGCCGCGTTCCCGCAGTACGCCGAGTACCAGCAGAAGACGTCGCGAGAGATCCCGCTCTTCGTGCTGGAGCCGGTCGACGGTAGCTGA
- a CDS encoding cation diffusion facilitator family transporter, translating to MDSETPTVNGADGAAPPGRGQDAGRPDGGSGSRSGSPPDDRADDSGESRAGRADNSGESRADEADGGGESRADHHTKVTVLVALAANLVIAVAKAVGGVLAGSPALLSEAAHSVADSLNEVFLLAALRRSRRPADTRHPFGYGKERFFWSLLAAVGIFVMGGCFSVFQGVEALRNGAEESFSGYVVGLAVLGVALVAEGVSLLRALHQVRGQGGGLAGLRDPALRTVVAEDATAVLGVTLALVGMALHMVTGQVVWEASASLAIGVLLVYVAFRLGRDARDQLIGEAADPELSGRIRALLRAQPEIDSVEGLFTMQMGLDSTLVAARIDLVPGLDSERVEEVSVRIKRSLTHTFPDADQIFLDVTDRPADRAHESPAATGERGGA from the coding sequence GTGGACAGCGAAACGCCAACGGTGAACGGAGCGGACGGTGCCGCGCCGCCCGGACGCGGCCAGGACGCCGGCCGACCCGACGGCGGCTCGGGCAGCCGGTCCGGCAGTCCGCCGGACGACCGCGCGGACGACAGCGGCGAGTCCCGGGCCGGCCGGGCGGACAACAGCGGCGAGTCCCGGGCCGACGAGGCGGACGGCGGCGGCGAGTCCCGGGCCGACCATCACACCAAGGTCACCGTCCTCGTGGCGCTCGCCGCCAACCTGGTCATCGCCGTCGCCAAGGCGGTCGGCGGTGTCCTCGCGGGCTCGCCCGCGCTGCTGTCGGAGGCCGCGCACTCCGTCGCCGACAGCCTCAACGAGGTCTTCCTGCTGGCCGCGCTGCGCCGCAGCCGCCGCCCCGCCGACACGCGGCACCCCTTCGGCTACGGCAAGGAACGGTTCTTCTGGTCGCTGCTCGCCGCCGTCGGCATCTTCGTCATGGGCGGCTGCTTCTCCGTCTTCCAGGGCGTCGAGGCCCTGCGCAACGGCGCCGAGGAGTCGTTCAGCGGCTATGTGGTCGGCCTCGCCGTACTGGGCGTGGCCCTGGTCGCCGAGGGCGTGTCCCTGCTGCGCGCGCTGCACCAGGTGCGCGGGCAGGGCGGCGGCCTGGCCGGGCTGCGCGACCCCGCGCTGCGCACGGTGGTGGCCGAGGACGCCACGGCGGTCCTCGGCGTCACCCTCGCGCTGGTCGGGATGGCCCTGCACATGGTGACCGGGCAGGTCGTCTGGGAGGCGTCCGCCTCGCTGGCGATCGGCGTACTGCTGGTCTACGTCGCCTTCCGGCTCGGCCGCGACGCCCGCGACCAGCTCATCGGCGAGGCCGCCGACCCGGAACTGAGCGGCAGGATCCGGGCGCTGCTGCGGGCCCAGCCGGAGATCGACAGCGTGGAAGGGCTGTTCACCATGCAGATGGGCCTCGACTCCACGCTGGTCGCCGCCCGTATCGACCTGGTGCCGGGCCTGGACAGCGAGCGCGTCGAGGAAGTCTCCGTACGCATCAAGCGCTCCCTCACCCACACGTTCCCGGACGCCGACCAGATCTTCCTCGACGTCACCGACCGGCCGGCGGACCGGGCACACGAAAGCCCCGCCGCGACGGGGGAGCGCGGCGGGGCCTGA
- a CDS encoding DUF4235 domain-containing protein, whose translation MAKNKKKKLPLAYQPVGFVLSWAGGALAGMAFRKAWMAIRHEDDAPDALDPDRGWGEILLAAAVQGAIFAVVRSAVDRTGAKAIERSTGVWPATDKGGRD comes from the coding sequence ATGGCCAAGAACAAGAAGAAGAAGCTCCCTCTCGCATATCAGCCGGTCGGATTCGTGCTCAGCTGGGCAGGCGGCGCCCTGGCCGGCATGGCCTTCCGCAAGGCGTGGATGGCGATCCGGCACGAGGACGACGCGCCCGACGCCCTGGACCCCGACCGCGGCTGGGGTGAGATCCTGCTCGCCGCGGCGGTCCAGGGCGCCATCTTCGCGGTGGTGCGCAGTGCCGTCGACCGCACGGGCGCGAAGGCCATCGAGCGGTCGACGGGCGTGTGGCCGGCGACCGACAAGGGCGGCCGGGACTGA
- a CDS encoding VOC family protein, with product MALFKAGVVVLDCAEPEKLAEFYRELLEGERTAESANLVEIRGADGIRLAFRRDVNATPPSWPRPENSLQAHLDFLVEDLDEAERRVVGLGGRPIETRDAAGPYEERGYSDPAGHSFTLRLQPSTAPKQG from the coding sequence ATGGCACTGTTCAAAGCGGGCGTCGTGGTGCTCGACTGCGCCGAGCCCGAGAAACTCGCCGAATTCTACCGGGAGTTGCTGGAAGGGGAACGGACCGCGGAGTCCGCCAACCTCGTGGAGATCCGGGGCGCCGACGGGATCCGGCTGGCCTTCCGCCGGGACGTCAACGCGACGCCGCCCAGTTGGCCGCGCCCGGAGAACTCCCTCCAGGCCCATCTCGACTTCCTCGTCGAGGACCTGGACGAGGCCGAGCGCCGGGTGGTCGGGCTCGGCGGGCGGCCGATCGAGACGAGGGACGCGGCGGGGCCGTACGAGGAACGCGGGTACTCCGACCCCGCCGGGCACTCCTTCACCCTGCGTCTGCAGCCCTCGACGGCCCCGAAGCAGGGCTGA
- a CDS encoding NADP-dependent oxidoreductase — translation MSDVNTMRAMSQDVLGGPEVLKYVQVERPKPGPNQVLVRVRAAGVNPTDWKHRATGGFLGEPPFVLGWDVSGEVVENGIGAAAFEPGDEVFGMLPYPFGHGSHAEYVIAPVRALTHKPASIDHVRAGALPLVSLTAWQALTEHADVRPGQRVLIHAAAGGVGHVAVQIAKARGAHVIGTASAGKHDFLREIGVDEPVDYHSTDVTEAVRDVDVVLDTLGGETAVRSLRTLRPGGVVVSILPGGSQEFYDEAERLGVRGVRMLVDADRAGMRAVAELAESGKLTAAIAGTFPLSDAAKAHELGDTGRTTGKLVLLAD, via the coding sequence ATGAGCGATGTGAACACGATGCGAGCCATGAGCCAGGACGTCCTCGGCGGTCCCGAGGTCCTGAAGTACGTGCAGGTCGAGCGGCCGAAGCCGGGCCCGAACCAGGTGCTGGTCCGCGTGCGGGCGGCCGGGGTGAACCCCACCGACTGGAAGCACCGGGCCACCGGCGGGTTCCTGGGCGAGCCCCCGTTCGTCCTCGGCTGGGACGTGTCCGGCGAGGTCGTCGAGAACGGGATCGGCGCCGCCGCCTTCGAGCCCGGGGACGAGGTCTTCGGCATGCTGCCCTACCCCTTCGGCCACGGCTCGCACGCCGAGTACGTGATCGCCCCGGTCCGCGCCCTGACCCACAAGCCGGCCTCGATCGACCATGTCCGGGCGGGCGCGCTGCCGCTGGTCTCCCTGACCGCCTGGCAGGCGCTGACCGAGCACGCGGACGTGCGGCCCGGGCAGCGGGTGCTGATCCACGCGGCGGCCGGCGGGGTCGGGCACGTGGCCGTGCAGATCGCCAAGGCGCGCGGCGCGCACGTGATCGGGACGGCGAGCGCGGGCAAGCACGACTTCCTGCGGGAGATCGGCGTTGACGAGCCCGTCGACTACCACTCCACCGACGTCACGGAGGCGGTGCGGGACGTGGACGTCGTCCTGGACACGCTCGGTGGGGAGACGGCCGTACGGTCCCTGCGGACGCTGCGGCCGGGCGGTGTCGTGGTGTCGATCCTGCCGGGAGGCTCCCAGGAGTTCTACGACGAGGCCGAGCGGCTCGGCGTGCGCGGGGTGCGGATGCTGGTCGACGCCGACCGCGCCGGGATGCGGGCGGTCGCGGAGCTGGCCGAGTCCGGGAAGCTGACGGCGGCGATCGCCGGCACGTTCCCGCTGTCCGACGCCGCGAAGGCGCACGAGCTGGGCGACACCGGGCGGACCACGGGCAAGCTGGTGCTGCTGGCGGACTGA
- a CDS encoding anti-sigma factor antagonist (This anti-anti-sigma factor, or anti-sigma factor antagonist, belongs to a family that includes characterized members SpoIIAA, RsbV, RsfA, and RsfB.), producing the protein MRHEPEPLTRQLGMYACRGHTVLEFRGEIDIVAATEIGPFLDRVTGRPGVRVVIDLRPVEFFDCSGLRLLYRARLRVLERGGQLHLVCTHPLTLRVLRVTGLARLLPAHPDLAAALARSEAASGSL; encoded by the coding sequence GTGCGACACGAGCCCGAACCCCTCACCCGGCAACTGGGCATGTACGCCTGCCGTGGGCACACGGTGCTGGAGTTCCGGGGCGAGATCGACATCGTCGCGGCGACGGAGATCGGTCCGTTCCTCGACCGCGTGACCGGCCGGCCGGGTGTGCGGGTCGTGATCGACCTCAGGCCGGTGGAGTTCTTCGACTGCTCGGGTCTGCGGCTGCTCTACCGGGCGCGTCTGCGGGTGCTGGAGCGCGGCGGACAGCTACACCTGGTGTGCACGCACCCGCTGACCCTGCGCGTCCTTCGGGTCACCGGTCTGGCCCGGCTGCTGCCCGCGCACCCGGACCTGGCGGCGGCCCTGGCCCGCTCGGAGGCCGCCTCCGGCTCGCTGTGA
- a CDS encoding DUF4230 domain-containing protein: protein MTTSVRRLPGWAKAVAALVLVLAVLFAGIRLAVLPGIKDLFGTETHDRSGPALLKSVRDMSRYDAASGSFQVVVDLEKDARFLPDAIRGTRTLYVGAGTVDAYVDLGRLGEKDVTVNGDRTSAALRLPHARLGTPALDPRHSYAVSKQRGLLDRLGDLFSDNPNSEQAVQKLAVRHIGDAARSSGLTARAEHNTTAMLQGLLRSLGFKEVRISYGS, encoded by the coding sequence ATGACGACTTCCGTCAGACGCCTGCCCGGTTGGGCCAAGGCCGTGGCCGCGCTCGTCCTGGTGCTCGCCGTGCTGTTCGCCGGGATCCGGCTGGCCGTGCTGCCGGGCATCAAGGACCTGTTCGGCACCGAGACCCACGACCGTTCCGGACCCGCACTCCTGAAGTCCGTGCGGGACATGAGCCGTTACGACGCCGCGTCCGGCAGCTTCCAGGTCGTCGTGGACCTGGAGAAGGACGCCAGGTTCCTGCCGGACGCGATACGCGGCACCCGCACCCTCTATGTCGGCGCGGGCACCGTGGACGCCTATGTCGACCTCGGCCGGCTCGGTGAGAAGGACGTCACGGTCAACGGCGACCGTACGTCCGCCGCGCTCCGGCTGCCGCACGCACGGCTCGGCACCCCAGCCCTCGACCCCCGCCACTCCTACGCCGTGTCCAAGCAACGCGGACTGCTGGACCGGCTGGGCGACCTGTTCTCGGACAATCCCAACAGCGAGCAGGCCGTGCAGAAACTCGCCGTCCGGCACATCGGCGACGCGGCCAGGAGCAGCGGGCTGACCGCCCGCGCCGAGCACAACACCACCGCCATGCTCCAGGGTCTGCTGCGCTCCCTCGGCTTCAAGGAGGTGCGCATCTCCTACGGCTCCTGA
- a CDS encoding VanZ family protein has protein sequence MARTALRLPAVLRTTRKRPVTEEPRPQQPARRHALPLPVRLLAVLAAFAFMVAFAVVLARITLQPSPASVSLTHSNLHPGSSLRAYLEHAPIRDALRQVGGNVLLGVPFGVLVPVLAPRARGMLHVLVLTALVMLMVELVQGALITGRAFDIDDVILNTTGALLGWLLLGRRLGRGVHRRVPESPAE, from the coding sequence ATGGCCCGTACCGCCCTGCGCCTGCCCGCGGTGCTGCGTACCACGAGGAAGCGGCCCGTGACCGAGGAGCCCCGGCCGCAGCAGCCCGCGCGGCGGCACGCGCTGCCGCTGCCCGTCCGGCTGCTGGCGGTCCTGGCCGCGTTCGCGTTCATGGTGGCGTTCGCCGTCGTGCTGGCCCGGATCACGCTCCAGCCGTCCCCCGCGTCGGTGTCCCTGACGCACAGCAACCTGCACCCGGGCAGCTCGCTGAGGGCCTATCTGGAGCACGCGCCGATACGGGACGCGCTCCGCCAGGTCGGTGGGAACGTGCTGCTCGGAGTGCCGTTCGGGGTTCTGGTGCCGGTCCTCGCGCCGCGCGCCCGGGGGATGCTCCACGTCCTGGTGCTGACGGCGCTGGTGATGCTGATGGTGGAGCTGGTCCAGGGGGCACTGATCACCGGACGGGCCTTCGACATCGATGACGTCATCCTCAACACGACCGGGGCGCTGCTGGGTTGGCTGCTGCTCGGGCGGCGGCTCGGGCGCGGGGTGCACCGGCGTGTGCCCGAGTCCCCGGCCGAGTAA
- a CDS encoding ricin-type beta-trefoil lectin domain protein — MASPRVLRRCLLAALSAALIGSAAVGPARAQTAAPAAAAAATFSDTFDGPAGAAVDSSKWTLEIGDNVNNHERQYYTSGTKNAALDGQGHLVITARKENPAGYQCWYGSCQYTSARLNTAGKFQATYGHVEARMKIPRGQGMWPAFWMLGTPVNWPDSGEIDVMENVGFEPSTVHGTIHGPGYSGSGGIGAGYTLPGGQAFADAFHTFAVDWAPGSITWSVDGTVYERRTPADLGGKTWVYDNKPFFLILNLAVGGYWPGDPDGSTRFPQELVVDSVSVTTAGSPSGVPVRGLAGKCADIAGANSANGTPVQLYDCNGTPAQQWTVGSDGTLRALGKCLDATGNGTADGTTVQLWDCTGGPNQKWTVTAAHDIVNPQANKCLDVTGNNSANGTRLQLWTCSGGANQKWTVG, encoded by the coding sequence ATGGCCTCCCCGCGTGTGCTCCGCAGATGTCTCCTCGCCGCTCTGTCCGCCGCTCTGATCGGCTCCGCCGCCGTCGGCCCCGCGCGGGCGCAGACCGCCGCCCCCGCGGCAGCGGCCGCCGCCACCTTCTCGGACACCTTCGACGGGCCCGCGGGCGCCGCGGTCGACTCCTCGAAGTGGACCCTGGAGATCGGTGACAACGTCAACAACCACGAACGGCAGTACTACACGTCCGGCACGAAGAACGCGGCCCTGGACGGCCAGGGCCATCTGGTGATCACGGCCCGGAAGGAGAACCCGGCCGGCTACCAGTGCTGGTACGGAAGCTGCCAGTACACCTCGGCCCGGCTGAACACGGCCGGCAAGTTCCAGGCCACCTACGGCCATGTGGAAGCCCGGATGAAGATCCCGCGCGGGCAGGGCATGTGGCCCGCGTTCTGGATGCTCGGCACGCCGGTCAACTGGCCGGACTCGGGTGAGATCGACGTGATGGAGAACGTCGGCTTCGAGCCCTCGACCGTGCACGGCACCATCCACGGCCCCGGCTACTCCGGCTCGGGCGGCATAGGCGCCGGCTACACCCTGCCGGGCGGGCAGGCCTTCGCGGACGCCTTTCACACCTTCGCCGTCGACTGGGCGCCCGGCTCGATCACCTGGTCGGTGGACGGCACCGTCTACGAGCGGCGCACCCCTGCCGACCTCGGCGGGAAGACGTGGGTGTACGACAACAAGCCGTTCTTCCTGATCCTGAACCTCGCGGTAGGCGGCTACTGGCCCGGCGACCCGGACGGCTCCACCCGGTTCCCCCAGGAGCTGGTGGTGGACTCGGTGTCCGTGACGACCGCCGGCAGCCCCTCCGGTGTGCCGGTCCGGGGCCTCGCCGGCAAGTGCGCCGACATCGCCGGCGCGAACAGCGCCAACGGCACGCCGGTCCAGCTCTACGACTGCAACGGCACCCCCGCGCAGCAGTGGACCGTCGGCTCGGACGGCACGCTCCGCGCGCTCGGCAAGTGCCTGGACGCGACGGGCAACGGCACGGCCGACGGCACGACCGTCCAGTTGTGGGACTGCACCGGCGGACCCAACCAGAAGTGGACCGTCACGGCGGCGCACGACATCGTCAACCCGCAGGCGAACAAGTGCCTCGACGTCACCGGGAACAACTCGGCCAACGGCACCCGGCTGCAGCTCTGGACGTGCTCGGGCGGCGCCAACCAGAAGTGGACGGTCGGCTGA